In one window of Kitasatospora sp. MMS16-BH015 DNA:
- a CDS encoding histidine phosphatase family protein, with the protein MPARIVLVRHGETAWSASGQHTGRTDIPLTEEGRAMARALGERLAKAPWEGLPGAVVYTSPLSRAKETCELAGLGDRAIERPELLEWDYGQYEGRTGADIRATDHPGWLIWRDGVPGGETLAEVAARVDGFLADLNEDHGTPHPDTTTMHCADQDVVVFAHGHLLRILTARWLGLAPEYAQRFKLGTAALSVLSWEYGLPAVEIWNDTSHLQG; encoded by the coding sequence ATGCCCGCCCGTATCGTGCTCGTCCGCCACGGCGAGACCGCCTGGTCGGCCAGCGGCCAGCACACCGGCCGCACCGACATCCCGCTCACCGAGGAGGGCCGCGCGATGGCCCGCGCCCTCGGCGAGCGGCTGGCCAAGGCGCCGTGGGAGGGGCTGCCGGGCGCGGTGGTCTACACCAGCCCGCTCTCCCGGGCCAAGGAGACCTGCGAGCTGGCCGGGCTCGGCGACCGCGCGATCGAGCGGCCCGAGCTCCTGGAGTGGGACTACGGCCAGTACGAGGGCCGCACCGGCGCCGACATCCGCGCCACCGACCACCCCGGCTGGCTGATCTGGCGGGACGGCGTGCCCGGCGGCGAGACGCTGGCCGAGGTGGCCGCCCGGGTGGACGGCTTCCTCGCCGACCTCAACGAGGACCACGGCACCCCGCACCCGGACACCACCACCATGCACTGCGCCGACCAGGACGTGGTGGTCTTCGCCCACGGCCACCTGCTGCGCATCCTCACCGCCCGCTGGCTCGGCCTCGCGCCGGAGTACGCCCAGCGCTTCAAGCTCGGCACGGCCGCACTCTCCGTCCTCTCCTGGGAGTACGGCCTGCCCGCCGTCGAGATCTGGAACGACACCAGCCACCTCCAGGGCTGA